CGATAGGCGTCGATGTCACCGCATTCGTCCGCGGCGAGCAAGAGGCGGCGCCAGGCCTCGGCCAGAGGGGTGTTGTCGTACGGCGCATCGCCGATCGGCCGCAGTGTCGGAAAGCGGTCCAGCGCCGACCGCATCCGGTGCGGCGCCTGGTAGACCGTTTCGTGGAGCAGACGCCAGGCCGCCTCGGCGTCGGCGTTCTCGCGACCGTATCGTCGGCGAGCGTAGTCGACGATCCAGGCGTCCAGGTCGACCGGCGCATCGCGCCAAGCGGCCTCGAGCATCAGGTCGTATACAACCGGGTTGACGTCGAGCGCCTCGTTGACGAACCCCAGTCCGACTAGTCGACCGCAGTTCGGATCGCGTCGTGCTGCCCAGAGTCCGGCGTTGTTTCCTTCGAGATTCCCGCCGAGATGAACCGCGCCGCCGAAACTCTGGATGTTACACCGCAGCCACGGTTTGCCGCAGAACGCCTCAGTCTGATTCCACATCGGCGTCTGCTCGCAGAAGAGGTCGAGCAGCAGCATGCGGCGGTCGTCAACCGCGTCGAGAAAGGCCCGGAATCGCGGCTGCGTCCAGAAGGTCCGCTTGTACATGAACGCCCAGCCCTGCAAAACCCAGATCGCCTTTGGATCGCTCTTGGCCATGCCG
This genomic interval from bacterium contains the following:
- a CDS encoding alpha-N-acetylglucosaminidase; its protein translation is GMAKSDPKAIWVLQGWAFMYKRTFWTQPRFRAFLDAVDDRRMLLLDLFCEQTPMWNQTEAFCGKPWLRCNIQSFGGAVHLGGNLEGNNAGLWAARRDPNCGRLVGLGFVNEALDVNPVVYDLMLEAAWRDAPVDLDAWIVDYARRRYGRENADAEAAWRLLHETVYQAPHRMRSALDRFPTLRPIGDAPYDNTPLAEAWRRLLLAADECGDIDAYRFDLVNVARQTLSNHAAALQRKVVEAHGAGDANAMRAAADEFLQLLLDMDELLATRREFLLGRWLADARRWGDTDAERARLEWNARRVLTCWGSGGHTLDYARKEWSGMISDFYHERWRRRLDAEIAAISEERPLDVKALDKQLRQRDLDWSARRDSLPTDPRGDAIALARQLWRKYGPAFEQ